A window of the Arachis duranensis cultivar V14167 chromosome 5, aradu.V14167.gnm2.J7QH, whole genome shotgun sequence genome harbors these coding sequences:
- the LOC107491494 gene encoding putative methylesterase 12, chloroplastic isoform X1, whose translation MGNRFTCMTKKETKDVGSRSKRMGRSQRKLVAEEDLHLQALSMALQQHQLSQRFEGSMSRRIGSTSSRRRNLSDSFSANKQVQVPEILENIKIKKFVLIHGEGFGAWCWYKTVALLEESGLLPVALDLTGSGIDLTDANSVTTLAEYSKPLTDYLVNLPDDEKVILIGHSIGGACISYALEHYSQKISKAIFLCATMVTDGQRPFDVFADELGSAEHFMKESKFLIHGNGKEKPPTGFMFEKEQMKGLYFNQSPSKDVALAMVSMRPSPLGPIMEKLSLSPNKYGRGHRFYIQTLDDRALSPDVQEKLVRENPPEGVFKIKGSDHCPFFSKPQSLHKILVEIAQIP comes from the exons ATGGGGAATCGTTTTACTTGCATGACAAAGAAGGAGACGAAAGATGTTGGATCGAGAAGCAAGAGAATGGGCAGATCACAGAGGAAGCTGGTGGCAGAGGAAGACCTGCATCTACAGGCACTCTCCATGGCACTCCAACAGCATCAGTTGTCTCAGAGGTTCGAAGGTTCCATGTCAAGGAGAATCGGCTCCACGAGCTCCAGAAGGCGCAATCTCTCTGATTCTTTCTCCGCCAATAAACAGGTACAG GTTCCAGAGATTCTGGAGAACATTAAAATAAAGAAGTTTGTATTAATCCATGGAGAAGGTTTTGGAGCATGGTGTTGGTACAAGACTGTTGCCCTACTGGAAGAATCAGGCCTGCTTCCCGTTGCCTTAGATCTTACCGGTTCTGGAATTGATCTCACTGATGCTAACAGTGTCACAACATTGGCAGAATATTCAAAACCTTTAACTGATTATCTTGTGAACCTTCCGGATGATGAAAAG GTTATTCTTATTGGTCATAGCATTGGTGGTGCCTGCATTTCTTATGCATTGGAACATTATTCACAGAAGATTTCAAAAGCTATTTTCCTTTGTGCTACGATGGTGACTGATGGCCAAAGGCCTTTTGATGTTTTCGCTGACGAG CTTGGCTCCGCTGAACATTTTATGAAAGAATCCAAGTTTTTGATACATGGGAATGGTAAAGAAAAGCCCCCCACAggatttatgtttgagaaagAGCAGATGAAAGGGTTATATTTTAACCAGTCCCCATCTAAG gatGTTGCTTTAGCCATGGTTTCCATGAGACCTAGCCCTCTTGGCCCTATCATGGAGAAGCTATCTTTATCGCCCAACAAATATGGTAGAGGCCACCGGTTTTACATTCAGACATTGGATGATCGTGCCCTTTCACCAGATGTTCAAGAGAAGCTGGTGAGGGAAAACCCACCTGAAggagttttcaaaatcaaaggcAGTGACCACTGTCCTTTCTTCTCCAAGCCACAATCTCTGCACAAAATTTTGGTGGAAATAGCTCAAATTCCATAG
- the LOC107491494 gene encoding putative methylesterase 12, chloroplastic isoform X2: protein MGNRFTCMTKKETKDVGSRSKRMGRSQRKLVAEEDLHLQALSMALQQHQLSQRFEGSMSRRIGSTSSRRRNLSDSFSANKQVPEILENIKIKKFVLIHGEGFGAWCWYKTVALLEESGLLPVALDLTGSGIDLTDANSVTTLAEYSKPLTDYLVNLPDDEKVILIGHSIGGACISYALEHYSQKISKAIFLCATMVTDGQRPFDVFADELGSAEHFMKESKFLIHGNGKEKPPTGFMFEKEQMKGLYFNQSPSKDVALAMVSMRPSPLGPIMEKLSLSPNKYGRGHRFYIQTLDDRALSPDVQEKLVRENPPEGVFKIKGSDHCPFFSKPQSLHKILVEIAQIP from the exons ATGGGGAATCGTTTTACTTGCATGACAAAGAAGGAGACGAAAGATGTTGGATCGAGAAGCAAGAGAATGGGCAGATCACAGAGGAAGCTGGTGGCAGAGGAAGACCTGCATCTACAGGCACTCTCCATGGCACTCCAACAGCATCAGTTGTCTCAGAGGTTCGAAGGTTCCATGTCAAGGAGAATCGGCTCCACGAGCTCCAGAAGGCGCAATCTCTCTGATTCTTTCTCCGCCAATAAACAG GTTCCAGAGATTCTGGAGAACATTAAAATAAAGAAGTTTGTATTAATCCATGGAGAAGGTTTTGGAGCATGGTGTTGGTACAAGACTGTTGCCCTACTGGAAGAATCAGGCCTGCTTCCCGTTGCCTTAGATCTTACCGGTTCTGGAATTGATCTCACTGATGCTAACAGTGTCACAACATTGGCAGAATATTCAAAACCTTTAACTGATTATCTTGTGAACCTTCCGGATGATGAAAAG GTTATTCTTATTGGTCATAGCATTGGTGGTGCCTGCATTTCTTATGCATTGGAACATTATTCACAGAAGATTTCAAAAGCTATTTTCCTTTGTGCTACGATGGTGACTGATGGCCAAAGGCCTTTTGATGTTTTCGCTGACGAG CTTGGCTCCGCTGAACATTTTATGAAAGAATCCAAGTTTTTGATACATGGGAATGGTAAAGAAAAGCCCCCCACAggatttatgtttgagaaagAGCAGATGAAAGGGTTATATTTTAACCAGTCCCCATCTAAG gatGTTGCTTTAGCCATGGTTTCCATGAGACCTAGCCCTCTTGGCCCTATCATGGAGAAGCTATCTTTATCGCCCAACAAATATGGTAGAGGCCACCGGTTTTACATTCAGACATTGGATGATCGTGCCCTTTCACCAGATGTTCAAGAGAAGCTGGTGAGGGAAAACCCACCTGAAggagttttcaaaatcaaaggcAGTGACCACTGTCCTTTCTTCTCCAAGCCACAATCTCTGCACAAAATTTTGGTGGAAATAGCTCAAATTCCATAG